From the Leptotrichia sp. oral taxon 221 genome, one window contains:
- a CDS encoding CopY/TcrY family copper transport repressor — MGEENSKDCHITNAEWQIMKVVWANREVTSKFVAEVLCEKMEWKKATIKTLLNRLLEKKVLKKREEGNKYVYFTEYSQEELSKKALMEVFGKICRTKSGELIVKAIEENELSFSDLNLIEKAIEVKKKFAVEKVKCDCLPGQCNCEEHDHCRG, encoded by the coding sequence ATGGGAGAGGAAAATTCAAAAGATTGTCATATTACTAATGCTGAATGGCAAATTATGAAAGTAGTTTGGGCAAATCGAGAAGTTACGAGTAAATTTGTAGCGGAAGTTCTTTGTGAGAAAATGGAGTGGAAGAAAGCGACGATAAAAACGCTTTTGAATAGATTGTTGGAGAAGAAAGTTTTGAAAAAGAGGGAAGAAGGGAATAAATATGTGTATTTTACAGAATATTCGCAAGAGGAACTTTCTAAAAAGGCGTTAATGGAAGTGTTTGGGAAGATTTGTCGGACAAAATCGGGGGAATTGATTGTGAAAGCGATTGAGGAGAATGAATTGAGTTTTTCAGATTTAAATTTGATTGAGAAGGCAATTGAGGTGAAAAAGAAATTTGCGGTGGAAAAGGTTAAGTGTGATTGTCTGCCAGGGCAGTGTAATTGTGAGGAGCATGATCACTGTAGGGGTTAA
- a CDS encoding Cof-type HAD-IIB family hydrolase — protein sequence MIKLLAIDMDGTLLNEEKHIDTPQKEAVQKTIEAGIKVVLCTGRPLFGVLPVYGELELEKYNLDEYVILNNGCSLRKTTNWELLDNKEITKEDVIYLDKLRKGYNLDLTVSNDNDYFVVGDKANKYTIEDGKLVYVDIKPISLEEATSGKHTFFKSMYLGEEEEIQRFKNDNENLLKDKYDAVLSQIHIFEMLPFGTNKAAALKELAEKLGIEREEIMTIGDGNNDVEMLEFAGIGVAMGNGTESAKKAANYVTDTNENHGVAKAIEKYILSKN from the coding sequence ATGATAAAGTTATTAGCGATAGATATGGATGGAACATTGTTAAATGAAGAAAAACATATTGATACTCCACAAAAGGAAGCTGTTCAAAAAACAATTGAAGCTGGAATTAAAGTGGTTCTTTGTACAGGTAGACCTTTATTTGGGGTATTACCAGTGTATGGGGAGCTTGAATTAGAGAAATACAATTTGGATGAATATGTGATTTTGAATAATGGGTGTTCGCTTCGTAAAACGACTAATTGGGAATTGTTGGATAACAAGGAAATAACGAAAGAAGATGTTATTTATTTGGATAAATTGAGAAAAGGATATAATTTGGATTTGACGGTTTCGAATGATAATGACTACTTTGTGGTTGGTGATAAGGCGAATAAATATACAATTGAAGATGGGAAATTGGTGTATGTAGATATAAAACCAATTTCTTTAGAGGAAGCTACTAGTGGAAAACATACATTTTTTAAATCAATGTATTTAGGTGAGGAAGAAGAAATTCAAAGATTTAAGAATGATAATGAAAATTTATTGAAAGATAAATATGATGCAGTATTAAGTCAAATTCATATATTTGAAATGTTGCCGTTTGGAACAAATAAAGCTGCTGCTCTTAAAGAATTAGCTGAAAAATTGGGTATTGAGAGAGAAGAGATAATGACCATAGGAGATGGAAACAATGATGTTGAAATGCTAGAATTTGCAGGGATTGGAGTTGCGATGGGAAATGGTACAGAATCTGCGAAAAAGGCAGCAAATTATGTGACTGATACGAATGAAAATCATGGAGTTGCTAAAGCAATAGAAAAATATATTTTGAGTAAAAATTAA
- a CDS encoding TlpA disulfide reductase family protein, which translates to MKKIVLFLSMLLLFNISFGNEFHIEKKLNVDMPTFILKDLDGKTTESKNIFKNGKKTLFILAAEWCPHCRAELPEVQKFYEKYKDKVNVVVVFLGSSSLEEVKGYVSNSEFTFPVYYDDDNSILEGFDIQSVPFNFKISNNKIEGILELPVNYDSLVKSF; encoded by the coding sequence ATGAAAAAGATAGTATTATTTTTATCAATGTTATTGTTGTTTAATATAAGTTTTGGAAATGAATTTCATATTGAGAAAAAATTGAATGTTGATATGCCAACTTTTATTTTGAAAGATTTAGATGGAAAAACTACTGAGAGTAAAAATATATTTAAAAATGGTAAAAAAACATTGTTTATATTAGCAGCAGAATGGTGTCCGCATTGTAGAGCTGAATTACCAGAAGTGCAAAAGTTTTATGAAAAATATAAAGATAAAGTAAATGTAGTAGTTGTGTTTCTTGGAAGTAGTAGTTTAGAAGAAGTTAAAGGGTACGTTTCAAATAGTGAATTTACTTTTCCTGTGTACTATGATGATGATAACAGTATTTTAGAAGGATTTGATATTCAAAGTGTACCGTTTAATTTTAAAATCTCAAATAATAAAATTGAGGGAATTTTAGAATTGCCAGTAAATTATGATAGCTTGGTAAAGAGTTTTTAG
- a CDS encoding HlyD family secretion protein, with amino-acid sequence MSEDSKKEIEKVEKLENNVVETVKDKVGERSETLGIKLGDDNKNREERVWDFKKIIPAGVILVVAIAGVAYYQLVGQYNIKADSAYVNAQQAEILPQINGTVRELVAGNSKEVNQGDLLIVLDDTSAKLDLQNAEAGVAQAVKSYYALVAQSNALDQEIETRQAAVNRLASVYENAKKSGDEDKISSAQDAYESAQSELKVSMANAITPKSQLTNSLEEYPAFQQAVSKFKIAYTNLARTRMYSPITGKTSYKNLSVGQKIQENQPALTVANLKNMWVDANVKESKLKNIKIGNEVTLVSSVNGKTYEGNIIDIAPVVVTKGNKKDNRSKTVSIKIAISKRSLARNGELPIGSSMAVNIKTKADKNSAKKEKATLKLENVTNTYEINDTIINQEIAKIVEKYQPKN; translated from the coding sequence GTGTCAGAAGATTCAAAAAAAGAAATAGAAAAAGTGGAAAAACTAGAAAATAATGTAGTTGAGACAGTGAAGGATAAAGTTGGAGAAAGATCAGAAACATTAGGAATAAAACTTGGAGATGATAATAAAAATAGAGAAGAAAGAGTTTGGGATTTTAAAAAGATAATTCCAGCGGGAGTTATTTTGGTTGTAGCTATTGCAGGAGTAGCTTATTATCAATTGGTTGGACAATATAATATAAAAGCAGATAGTGCTTATGTAAATGCTCAACAAGCGGAAATTTTGCCTCAAATAAATGGAACTGTTAGAGAATTAGTTGCTGGGAATTCGAAAGAAGTAAATCAAGGAGATTTGTTGATAGTTTTAGATGATACAAGTGCAAAATTAGATTTACAAAATGCTGAAGCTGGAGTTGCTCAAGCAGTAAAAAGTTATTATGCTTTAGTAGCTCAAAGTAATGCTTTGGATCAAGAAATTGAAACTAGACAGGCTGCTGTAAATAGATTAGCAAGTGTGTATGAGAATGCGAAAAAATCAGGAGATGAAGATAAAATATCATCAGCTCAAGATGCTTACGAATCAGCACAATCAGAGTTAAAAGTAAGTATGGCAAATGCAATTACACCAAAATCACAATTGACAAACTCATTGGAAGAATATCCTGCGTTTCAACAAGCTGTGAGCAAATTTAAAATAGCTTACACAAACCTAGCTAGAACGAGAATGTATTCACCAATCACTGGGAAAACTTCGTATAAAAATTTAAGTGTTGGTCAAAAAATACAAGAAAATCAACCAGCATTAACTGTTGCAAACTTGAAAAATATGTGGGTAGATGCTAATGTAAAAGAATCTAAATTGAAAAATATTAAAATTGGAAATGAAGTTACGTTAGTAAGTTCTGTGAATGGTAAAACATACGAAGGAAATATTATTGACATTGCACCAGTTGTTGTGACAAAAGGAAATAAAAAAGATAATAGAAGCAAAACAGTGTCTATTAAAATTGCGATTTCTAAGAGAAGTTTAGCGAGAAATGGAGAATTGCCAATAGGAAGTTCAATGGCAGTTAATATAAAAACAAAAGCTGATAAAAACTCGGCTAAGAAAGAAAAAGCAACTTTAAAATTAGAAAATGTAACGAATACTTATGAAATTAATGATACTATCATTAATCAAGAAATTGCAAAAATTGTTGAAAAATATCAACCTAAAAACTAA